The Thermoanaerobaculia bacterium genome has a segment encoding these proteins:
- a CDS encoding HypC/HybG/HupF family hydrogenase formation chaperone translates to MCLGVPGKVISVDGPFAVVDFFGVRRQVSLDIVDEPVGPGDYILNHVGFAIRRIPEEDIGGTLALYEGLLREAGADDLMAADVRGEIAGTKVGNA, encoded by the coding sequence ATGTGTCTCGGCGTTCCCGGAAAAGTGATCTCCGTCGACGGGCCCTTCGCGGTCGTCGATTTCTTCGGCGTCCGCCGCCAGGTCTCGCTCGACATCGTCGACGAGCCGGTCGGGCCCGGCGACTACATCCTGAACCACGTCGGTTTCGCGATCCGGCGGATTCCCGAAGAAGACATCGGCGGGACGCTCGCCCTCTACGAGGGATTGCTCCGGGAAGCGGGCGCCGACGACCTGATGGCCGCCGACGTGCGCGGCGAGATCGCGGGGACGAAGGTCGGCAATGCCTGA
- a CDS encoding formyltransferase family protein, producing MLTFLRPLRVAVLSSHRCPGAADLLADPALGRRWELACVFSSEPAFETRPLFLDADVPFVSYPIREFYRRRKAPLSDMAVRREYDEEAAALLRLWEPDLLLFSSYLYVATPALLDAGPEGAINIHGSDLRLLGADGRPKYPGLRAVSDAILAGEPETRATSHWVTEEVDAGPVIRRSAPYPVAPFVRELLADGNRRAVKAYACAHQEWMLADAWGPLAVDAVRHAFMGRRAPDLDLVPVPAMEASRP from the coding sequence ATGCTGACGTTCCTCCGTCCCCTGCGCGTCGCGGTGCTCTCGTCGCACCGGTGCCCCGGCGCGGCCGATCTCCTCGCGGACCCCGCGCTCGGCCGCCGGTGGGAGCTCGCCTGCGTCTTCTCGAGCGAGCCGGCCTTCGAGACGCGGCCTCTCTTCCTCGACGCCGACGTCCCGTTCGTCTCGTATCCGATCCGCGAGTTCTATCGCCGCCGAAAAGCGCCGCTCTCCGACATGGCGGTCCGCCGCGAATACGACGAGGAGGCCGCCGCCCTGCTTCGGCTCTGGGAACCGGACCTCCTCCTGTTCTCGTCGTATCTCTACGTCGCGACTCCCGCGCTCCTCGACGCCGGCCCGGAAGGCGCGATCAACATCCACGGAAGCGACCTCCGCCTTCTCGGCGCCGACGGACGGCCGAAATACCCGGGGCTTCGGGCGGTGTCCGACGCCATTCTCGCGGGCGAGCCGGAGACCCGCGCGACCTCGCACTGGGTGACCGAGGAGGTCGACGCCGGTCCGGTGATCCGGCGCTCGGCGCCGTACCCCGTCGCTCCCTTCGTTCGCGAGCTCCTCGCCGACGGCAACCGTCGCGCGGTCAAGGCGTACGCCTGCGCGCATCAGGAATGGATGCTCGCCGACGCCTGGGGGCCTCTCGCCGTCGACGCGGTCCGCCATGCCTTCATGGGTCGCAGGGCTCCGGACCTCGATCTCGTCCCGGTTCCGGCGATGGAGGCGTCGCGGCCGTGA
- a CDS encoding RNA-binding protein: MKVYVGNLSPESTEQQLRDLGAPFGKLDSVALIMDKATGKAKGFGFLEYPADAEGTAAISGLNGKEVGGKSLTVNEARTKSAPASN; encoded by the coding sequence ATGAAAGTTTACGTAGGCAATCTCTCCCCGGAATCGACCGAACAGCAGCTCCGCGATCTGGGCGCGCCGTTCGGCAAGCTCGACAGCGTTGCGCTCATCATGGACAAAGCCACCGGCAAGGCCAAGGGTTTCGGCTTCCTCGAGTACCCCGCCGACGCCGAGGGCACCGCGGCGATTTCCGGGTTGAACGGCAAGGAAGTCGGCGGCAAGTCGCTGACCGTGAACGAGGCGCGCACGAAGTCGGCCCCCGCCTCCAACTGA
- a CDS encoding enoyl-CoA hydratase-related protein: MTSIRLERENGIGVITIARRERFNSLDVETAQELRRAGLQCARDPEVRVVVLRGEGGVFCSGADLKYIRDGGEAKDLGYLQDGRPQAGGYGAVFQQILEYIHSAISEIKRAPKAFLAAVDGVAAAGGFGLAMACDLVFASERASFEWAYGKTGLTGAESSTFFLPRLLGLRRAMELVLMNPRLDAKKALDWQLVNDVFPTEGFDERALDVARRVAAGPAEALGIAKGLVNAAAGVDRLDFHLDREIEALARIADGADFREGLSAFFEKRAPKFGAERPH; the protein is encoded by the coding sequence GTGACCTCGATCCGTCTCGAGCGGGAGAACGGCATCGGCGTCATCACGATCGCGCGCCGCGAGCGGTTCAATTCGCTCGACGTCGAAACCGCGCAGGAGCTCCGCCGGGCCGGCCTCCAGTGTGCCCGCGACCCCGAAGTCCGGGTCGTCGTCCTGCGCGGCGAAGGCGGAGTCTTCTGCAGCGGCGCGGACCTCAAATACATCCGCGACGGCGGCGAGGCGAAAGACCTCGGCTATCTCCAGGACGGCCGCCCGCAGGCGGGGGGCTACGGCGCGGTTTTCCAGCAGATCCTCGAGTACATCCACAGCGCGATCTCGGAGATCAAGCGCGCGCCGAAAGCCTTCCTCGCGGCCGTCGACGGCGTGGCGGCGGCCGGCGGATTCGGACTCGCGATGGCGTGTGATCTCGTGTTCGCGTCCGAACGGGCGAGCTTCGAATGGGCCTACGGAAAGACGGGATTGACGGGCGCCGAGAGCTCGACGTTCTTCCTGCCGCGCCTCCTCGGGCTTCGCCGCGCGATGGAGCTCGTGCTGATGAATCCCCGTCTCGACGCGAAGAAGGCCCTCGACTGGCAGCTCGTCAACGACGTCTTCCCGACCGAGGGGTTCGACGAGCGCGCGCTCGACGTCGCCCGACGGGTCGCCGCCGGCCCCGCGGAAGCGCTCGGGATCGCGAAGGGGCTCGTCAACGCCGCGGCGGGCGTCGATCGCCTCGATTTCCACCTCGATCGGGAGATCGAGGCGCTCGCGCGGATCGCCGACGGCGCCGACTTCCGGGAAGGGCTGAGCGCGTTCTTCGAGAAACGCGCCCCGAAGTTCGGCGCGGAGAGACCGCATTGA
- the hypE gene encoding hydrogenase expression/formation protein HypE — MTANLAGSRRTGLALLEERVTLKQGAGGRAMRALIEDIFLDGAPELSPKDVGPLAMDDGAALWIGDRWVVVTTDSHVVHPIFFPGGDIGRLSICGTVNDLAMMGATDVLALTCGAILEEGFPRTDLERVRASMAEACRESGAPIVTGDTKVMGRGEIDGIVLNTTGVAVTNRIVRDCGLRPGDRIVVTGAIGDHGLAIMAARHQLALEGDLRSDVAPINGLIRAALESAGESIVAMKDPTRGGLSSALHEMADKSRVGILLEETRVPVHDAVRAAGDLLGIDPLHVANEGKAVIGVAPEAAELLVETLRAHPLGREAAIVGTCLAERPGQIVLDTGFGRRLLAEPEGEPLPRIC; from the coding sequence ATGACCGCGAACCTCGCCGGTTCGAGGAGAACCGGCCTCGCCCTCCTCGAAGAACGCGTCACGCTGAAGCAGGGCGCCGGCGGCCGCGCGATGCGCGCGCTGATCGAGGACATCTTCCTCGACGGCGCGCCGGAGCTCTCGCCGAAAGACGTCGGCCCGCTCGCGATGGACGACGGCGCCGCGCTCTGGATCGGCGACCGCTGGGTCGTCGTCACGACGGACTCCCACGTCGTGCACCCGATCTTCTTTCCGGGCGGCGACATCGGCCGTCTGTCGATCTGCGGCACGGTCAACGACCTCGCGATGATGGGCGCGACCGACGTGCTCGCGCTCACCTGCGGCGCGATCCTCGAGGAGGGCTTCCCGCGGACCGATCTCGAGCGCGTGCGCGCCTCGATGGCGGAGGCGTGCCGGGAATCGGGTGCGCCGATCGTCACCGGCGACACGAAAGTCATGGGCCGCGGCGAGATCGACGGCATCGTGCTCAACACGACCGGCGTCGCGGTCACGAACCGGATCGTTCGCGACTGCGGGCTGCGTCCGGGAGACCGGATCGTCGTCACCGGCGCGATCGGCGATCACGGGCTGGCGATCATGGCGGCGCGCCACCAGCTCGCGCTCGAAGGCGATCTTCGCTCCGACGTCGCGCCGATCAACGGTCTGATCCGGGCGGCGCTCGAGTCCGCGGGCGAGTCGATCGTCGCGATGAAGGACCCGACCCGCGGCGGTCTCTCCTCGGCCCTCCACGAGATGGCGGACAAGAGCCGCGTGGGCATCCTCCTCGAGGAGACGAGAGTTCCCGTCCACGACGCGGTCCGCGCCGCGGGCGATCTCCTCGGGATCGACCCTCTCCACGTCGCCAACGAAGGGAAAGCGGTGATCGGCGTCGCGCCCGAAGCCGCCGAGCTCCTCGTCGAGACGCTCCGCGCGCACCCGCTCGGGCGGGAGGCCGCGATCGTCGGCACGTGTCTCGCCGAGCGCCCCGGTCAGATCGTCCTCGACACCGGCTTCGGACGAAGGCTCCTCGCCGAGCCCGAGGGCGAGCCCCTCCCGCGCATATGCTGA
- the hypD gene encoding hydrogenase formation protein HypD: MPDALPTAAESRLDSAIRQLKFRDPETARKLAGTIARVTKEIGRSPVSVMHVCGSHEQAIAKFGLRATFPKDLNVIMGPGCPVCITDMPEVDEGVALARQGLLIASYGDMLKVRGTVQSLNDAQADGADVAVVYSASQAVELARSTDREVVFFATGFETTAVATAAVIRSNPPKNFSVLSAHKYIPPVMEIVAEMPENRVEGFLAAGHAATITGWGIFEAFAEKHRLPVVVAGFEPLDILAGLARLVELVRDREPAVVNMFPRCVTKEGNRRAQEELWSVFRPVGGRWRGIAHVPNGNLRLRDEWAHLDARRRFPIDLASLWDYAPSALTADCICGDIMSGIASPSNCKLFGKECVPDTPVGACMVSSEGTCKIWHQYGGHPDLGAL; encoded by the coding sequence ATGCCTGACGCTCTCCCGACCGCGGCCGAATCCCGGCTCGATTCGGCGATCCGCCAGCTGAAGTTCCGGGATCCCGAAACGGCCCGGAAGCTCGCCGGAACGATCGCCCGGGTGACGAAGGAGATCGGACGGTCTCCCGTCTCCGTGATGCACGTCTGCGGAAGTCACGAGCAGGCGATCGCGAAGTTCGGTCTCCGCGCGACATTTCCGAAAGACCTGAACGTCATCATGGGGCCCGGATGCCCCGTCTGCATCACCGACATGCCCGAAGTGGACGAAGGGGTCGCGCTCGCGCGGCAGGGACTGCTCATCGCCTCGTACGGCGACATGCTGAAGGTGCGCGGCACCGTGCAGTCGTTGAACGACGCGCAGGCCGACGGGGCCGACGTCGCGGTCGTCTACAGCGCGAGCCAGGCCGTCGAGCTCGCGCGCTCGACGGACCGCGAGGTCGTCTTCTTCGCGACGGGATTCGAGACGACCGCGGTCGCGACGGCCGCCGTGATCCGCTCGAATCCGCCGAAGAACTTCTCGGTCCTCTCCGCCCACAAGTACATCCCGCCCGTCATGGAGATCGTCGCCGAAATGCCGGAGAACCGGGTCGAAGGCTTCCTCGCGGCCGGGCACGCCGCGACGATCACCGGCTGGGGGATCTTCGAGGCGTTCGCCGAGAAGCACCGCCTTCCGGTCGTCGTCGCGGGATTCGAACCGCTCGACATCCTCGCGGGACTCGCGCGCCTGGTCGAGCTCGTCCGCGACCGCGAGCCGGCGGTCGTCAACATGTTTCCCCGGTGCGTCACGAAGGAAGGGAATCGCCGCGCGCAGGAAGAGCTCTGGAGCGTCTTCCGCCCGGTCGGCGGCCGCTGGCGCGGAATCGCTCACGTTCCGAACGGGAACCTGCGCCTTCGCGACGAGTGGGCCCATCTCGACGCCCGCCGCCGGTTCCCGATCGACCTCGCCTCGCTCTGGGACTACGCGCCGTCCGCTCTGACCGCCGACTGCATCTGCGGCGACATCATGTCCGGGATCGCCTCGCCGTCGAACTGCAAGCTCTTCGGGAAGGAATGCGTGCCCGACACTCCCGTCGGCGCGTGCATGGTTTCCTCCGAGGGCACGTGCAAGATCTGGCACCAGTACGGCGGCCATCCCGACCTGGGGGCACTATGA
- a CDS encoding LuxR C-terminal-related transcriptional regulator, translating into MEARTDRRTFEPPPRRFLSPRETIDVLSRSRQAAFGMDASEHIVYWNRPCEAFLGYPAVKVLGRHCFDVIAGRDENGNHYCSRNCPISRQARSEEMVHPFTLFVKDAEGADRAVRFRTFAIPAVRAELSVVVHIVAEREVGLSKTEAALAATSANAPAPRWPIRGGAAPILNLTTRERQIILGFAEGLSTSKVAEKLGIADVTVRNHTQRILLKFNVHSKLAAVVYAYRHQLL; encoded by the coding sequence ATGGAAGCCCGTACCGACCGCCGCACGTTCGAGCCTCCGCCGAGGCGATTCCTTTCGCCGCGCGAAACGATCGACGTTCTTTCCAGGAGCCGGCAGGCCGCCTTCGGGATGGACGCATCCGAACACATCGTCTACTGGAACCGCCCGTGCGAAGCGTTTCTCGGCTATCCCGCCGTGAAAGTCCTCGGAAGACACTGCTTCGACGTGATCGCGGGGCGAGATGAGAACGGAAACCATTACTGCTCGCGCAACTGCCCGATTTCCCGTCAGGCGAGGAGCGAGGAGATGGTCCATCCCTTCACCCTCTTCGTCAAGGATGCCGAAGGAGCGGACCGCGCGGTCCGGTTCCGGACGTTCGCCATCCCCGCGGTTCGCGCGGAGCTCTCGGTCGTGGTCCACATCGTCGCCGAACGCGAGGTCGGGCTTTCGAAGACCGAGGCGGCTCTCGCGGCGACCTCGGCGAACGCGCCGGCCCCGCGATGGCCGATCCGGGGAGGGGCGGCGCCGATCCTCAACCTGACCACCCGCGAGCGGCAGATCATTCTGGGATTCGCCGAGGGCCTCTCGACGAGCAAGGTCGCCGAGAAGCTCGGGATCGCGGACGTGACCGTTCGCAACCACACGCAGCGGATCCTGCTGAAGTTCAACGTGCATTCGAAGCTCGCCGCCGTCGTGTACGCGTATCGGCACCAGCTTCTCTAG
- a CDS encoding peroxiredoxin — translation MQYRRMIAFAAALGASMSLLRAAAAEPLKVGDAAPQAESVDQDGRPVSLRQLYGSGWTLVYFFPKADTPGCTAEACSLRDAFADLARKGVTVVGVSADTPKEQKAFRDKYHLPFTLLADSDKHVIRAFGVPTTLGFASRQSFLVKDGKIVWRDLHASTKQQAADILKAVSGG, via the coding sequence ATGCAATACCGACGAATGATCGCTTTCGCCGCCGCCCTGGGAGCCTCCATGTCGCTCCTCCGCGCCGCCGCCGCCGAGCCGCTGAAAGTCGGCGACGCCGCGCCGCAGGCGGAGTCCGTCGACCAGGACGGTCGGCCCGTCTCGCTCCGGCAGCTCTACGGATCGGGCTGGACGCTCGTATACTTCTTTCCGAAAGCCGACACACCCGGGTGCACGGCGGAAGCGTGCAGCCTGCGGGACGCGTTTGCCGATCTCGCCCGGAAGGGCGTGACCGTCGTGGGCGTCAGCGCCGACACGCCGAAGGAGCAGAAGGCGTTCCGCGACAAGTACCACCTTCCGTTCACGCTCCTCGCCGATTCCGACAAGCACGTGATCCGGGCGTTCGGCGTGCCGACGACGCTCGGATTCGCGAGTCGCCAGTCGTTCCTCGTCAAGGACGGGAAAATCGTCTGGCGCGATCTCCACGCCTCGACGAAGCAGCAGGCGGCCGACATCCTGAAGGCGGTCTCGGGCGGTTGA